Proteins from one Streptomyces sp. NBC_00289 genomic window:
- a CDS encoding RRQRL motif-containing zinc-binding protein, translating to MPSAFADCFDPAGARYGVPTYPFRLAPEGLATRRQLRARGLRPGGQPIAAQVMRIRRRSGGHQVAYLYRLDLAKPVRPMTSRKWGALALAMLARRTCPRCQLDVGYCIPTSYGICGLCIAAEEQHAA from the coding sequence ATGCCCAGCGCGTTCGCCGACTGCTTCGACCCGGCCGGCGCCCGTTACGGAGTGCCTACCTACCCCTTCCGGCTGGCCCCGGAGGGGCTTGCCACCCGCCGCCAACTCCGCGCCCGCGGACTGCGACCGGGCGGGCAGCCGATCGCCGCGCAGGTGATGCGCATCCGCCGACGCTCGGGTGGCCACCAGGTCGCCTACCTCTACCGCCTCGACCTCGCCAAGCCCGTGCGTCCCATGACCTCACGCAAGTGGGGCGCGCTCGCGCTGGCGATGCTGGCCCGCCGCACCTGCCCCCGCTGCCAACTGGACGTCGGCTACTGCATCCCGACCTCCTACGGCATCTGCGGCCTGTGCATCGCCGCCGAAGAACAGCACGCCGCCTGA
- a CDS encoding signal peptidase I, translating into MADNWYTGNANVDADQHRGWLLGHFIDPAESAVRQTGALEVKWGIHPAGQQRPEWVADDQRTTLLLLVSGKFRLDLGPGSVTLEEQGDYVVWGPGIDHSWQAEEDSVVVTVRWPSIA; encoded by the coding sequence ATGGCTGACAACTGGTATACGGGCAATGCGAACGTCGATGCCGACCAGCACCGCGGTTGGCTTCTGGGGCATTTCATCGATCCCGCCGAAAGCGCGGTGCGCCAGACGGGGGCGCTGGAAGTGAAGTGGGGTATCCACCCGGCCGGCCAGCAACGGCCGGAGTGGGTAGCCGATGATCAGCGCACCACCCTGCTCCTCCTCGTCAGTGGCAAGTTCCGGCTAGACCTCGGCCCAGGTAGCGTCACGCTGGAGGAGCAAGGCGACTATGTGGTGTGGGGGCCAGGGATCGATCACTCGTGGCAGGCAGAAGAAGACTCTGTAGTTGTGACCGTGCGCTGGCCGTCCATCGCCTGA
- a CDS encoding GntR family transcriptional regulator codes for MPISRDAPSPLHLQIAEDLRQRIRAGEFEQNSFPSLRSLAKHYETAQVTVHDAVKALQQEKLIVSVSGKGTFVLPIGENTTAGANEPEDLAEQIASLRTELEDVKGRLSRLESGESQDKSP; via the coding sequence GTGCCGATCAGTAGAGATGCCCCCAGTCCGCTGCACCTTCAGATCGCAGAAGACTTGCGACAGCGAATTCGAGCTGGCGAGTTTGAGCAAAATAGCTTTCCTTCACTCCGGTCTTTGGCTAAGCACTACGAGACCGCGCAGGTTACGGTGCACGATGCCGTGAAAGCGCTTCAGCAGGAAAAGTTGATCGTTTCCGTAAGCGGCAAAGGGACTTTTGTTCTCCCAATAGGGGAGAACACAACGGCCGGAGCAAACGAGCCCGAAGATCTGGCGGAGCAGATTGCTTCGTTGCGCACAGAGCTCGAAGACGTAAAAGGGCGCCTCAGCCGCCTTGAAAGTGGTGAGAGTCAGGACAAAAGTCCCTGA
- a CDS encoding DUF2637 domain-containing protein: MNRKGKILLVVALVVVVGMAFRVSWNALRDVACAIGADHTAATLYPFVVDGLMALALIATLVLTNEKDKRTALRVLATYTLASLVLNYVHGLVPELHGASVDWGRLADWDSANYVLVLLATSLPVGSIYFGSDLVAKVLHHRPASANELAGGQRADEPAHLPHADALSTEAGPLDAPADPQPSAAPVASGLVGESEGSVRGEVPHGPHAVRTPEPNAEEEAARQAQFEEAELERMRQDARRTYAESAQAERPLSARALGEAYGMSESWARKQILAVRDADDSERPHLVAVNGGEQPSNLALASGGRH; this comes from the coding sequence ATGAACCGCAAGGGCAAGATCCTGCTGGTCGTTGCCCTGGTCGTAGTGGTCGGGATGGCGTTCCGGGTGTCGTGGAACGCGCTGCGGGACGTGGCCTGCGCGATCGGCGCGGACCACACCGCGGCCACCCTGTACCCGTTCGTGGTCGACGGCCTGATGGCGCTGGCGCTCATCGCGACGCTGGTCCTGACCAACGAGAAGGACAAGCGGACCGCGCTGCGGGTGCTGGCCACCTATACGCTCGCCTCGCTGGTCCTCAACTACGTGCACGGCCTGGTCCCCGAGCTGCATGGCGCATCGGTCGACTGGGGCCGGCTGGCCGACTGGGACAGCGCGAACTACGTGCTCGTACTGCTGGCCACCTCGCTCCCGGTCGGCTCCATCTACTTCGGCTCGGACCTGGTCGCCAAGGTGCTCCACCACCGCCCAGCATCCGCGAACGAGCTGGCGGGCGGGCAGCGTGCGGATGAGCCCGCACACCTGCCGCACGCCGACGCGCTGTCCACCGAGGCGGGCCCGCTCGACGCGCCCGCCGATCCTCAGCCGTCCGCGGCTCCGGTTGCGTCGGGCCTGGTCGGGGAGAGTGAGGGCAGCGTGCGGGGGGAGGTTCCGCACGGCCCGCACGCGGTCCGCACACCGGAACCGAATGCGGAGGAAGAGGCAGCCCGTCAGGCTCAGTTCGAGGAAGCGGAACTGGAGCGGATGCGGCAGGACGCGCGCCGTACGTACGCCGAATCCGCACAGGCGGAGCGCCCGCTGTCCGCCCGTGCGCTGGGTGAGGCGTACGGCATGAGCGAGTCGTGGGCACGCAAGCAGATCCTCGCCGTGCGCGACGCTGACGACAGCGAGCGGCCGCACCTGGTGGCCGTGAACGGCGGTGAGCAGCCTTCCAACCTGGCGCTCGCTAGCGGGGGCAGGCACTGA
- a CDS encoding serine/threonine-protein kinase, with product MTQPIATPRFSADEVADRLGAPVTFLGSGAFGDTWQVGSEAVKIICTDGYPRTRLEREVEGLSRVNSPYVVNFRGLEELRLGGEQRPALRFEYIDGGDVERRLNAGSLVPKESILGFLRGLLLGVQALHKAATIHRDIKPANIALRGGQWDQPVLLDLGLAKQMDASTITVYPGHIGTMPYMAPEQLEGRRARKAADLWAVGVSVRQMITGRHPFYLPAEKYSISDAYAKLEGGPETLPAGCPNTVKEVLERLTSVVEHERGSSASNLMRLKAE from the coding sequence TTGACTCAGCCAATTGCCACTCCGCGTTTCAGTGCCGACGAGGTTGCTGACCGTCTAGGCGCTCCAGTTACCTTCCTAGGGTCCGGCGCGTTTGGTGATACATGGCAGGTTGGCAGCGAAGCCGTAAAAATTATCTGCACTGACGGATATCCTCGGACTCGACTAGAGCGGGAAGTTGAGGGGCTCTCGCGCGTAAACTCTCCATACGTGGTTAACTTTCGAGGGCTGGAAGAACTCCGACTCGGTGGAGAGCAACGGCCGGCCTTGCGTTTCGAGTACATCGATGGCGGCGATGTCGAGCGTCGACTAAACGCAGGAAGTCTTGTGCCAAAGGAATCAATACTTGGTTTCCTGAGAGGGTTGCTTCTCGGTGTTCAGGCCCTCCACAAGGCAGCAACGATTCACCGGGATATCAAGCCAGCCAATATAGCTCTACGCGGCGGTCAGTGGGATCAACCTGTATTGCTGGACCTGGGGCTGGCCAAGCAGATGGATGCAAGCACAATCACGGTATATCCCGGCCACATCGGCACTATGCCGTATATGGCTCCCGAGCAGCTTGAAGGGCGACGGGCTCGCAAGGCTGCCGATTTGTGGGCCGTAGGAGTTTCTGTGCGGCAAATGATCACGGGGCGGCACCCTTTTTATTTGCCAGCCGAAAAATACTCCATCAGTGACGCCTACGCAAAACTTGAGGGTGGCCCGGAGACTCTTCCTGCCGGCTGCCCGAATACGGTTAAGGAAGTGCTGGAAAGACTGACGTCTGTCGTGGAACATGAACGCGGAAGCAGCGCCAGTAATCTCATGCGGCTCAAGGCGGAATGA